The DNA window AGATATTTTTATGATGAGATTTTTCTTGGACATGACAAGTGAAGAAATTGCAAAAAATATTGGTATAACGAAAGCTGCAGTCGATAATCGCATTTACCGTGGAAAGAAAAGACTAAAACAACAACGGACTAATAATAACTTAGGGGGGACTTTTGCATGAAAGATATCTTTGAGCATTTAAATAATCTCAAGCTGGATGATGAAGATTTTAAAGAGATGGAAGTAAGCGAAGTCGAAAAGGCAAGAGTAAAGGCAAAATTAAAGCAATCAATAGACAAGAAGCAGTCACATCAGATGAGAAAACAATCAACTCGAAAAAAATGGGGTTATGGCATTGGGGCAGCAGTTTTGGCTTTTGGATTGTTAGTCGCTTCTGCGACGGTGTCTCCAGCTATGGCACAGGTCGTCTCTTCTATACCATTAATTGGTCAAATATATAAGAACTTAGGTGATATCGGTTTGAAAAATGTTTCAGAAGCAGGGTTGAGTGAGTATTCCGGGGAATCTAAAACAATCAACGGGATTACGATAACACTCGGGGAAATCTATTACGATGATGCCCGGGTAACAGCTAGCTTTTCCGTCGATTCTAAAAAACCTATAACGTCGGATTATTTTAACATTAAACATAATTATAAAGGTGGAATGCCTTTATCGAATTTTGGACTTACAACGGATGAAAGTTCACCGACAAATTGGACTGGAATTCTAAATATTAATTACTATAGTTTTAACCCTGATACACTTAAATTGGGTATGACTTTTGAAGGTAAGCAAGGGGAGTTATTTGAGTTTACGAAGGAAGTAGTTAAAGCACAGTATGAAAATAAGATTGATATTGCAAAATCTCAACAAATAGACAACTTGAAATACGAGATACATGATATTAAATGGGGTACTCCTGGCGTTCTCATTGCGTATGATGCTCAGTATAAGGAAGAAAATTATGGAAGAGACGTTAAACTTGAATTTGAGGTGGTCGACTCTTCTAACAAACGATTAAAGGAGATTAGTGGGAAGTACGGTAAGCAATTATTTGAACCGGTCGAAAATGATGTGACTGAATTGACAATCACCCCTTATGCTAAATTTGATATTCAAAGAGGAGATGGTCATATAGAACGGAAGGAACATAAGTTGGAGCCCTTTAAAATATCGATTCCGTAAATAGAGTTTAATACCAATTATGAAGGTCTTATTCAACTAACGAGTGCGTTAGTTAGAGAAAGAGGAGGTATTTTAAGAAAAGCGTTGAAGTAGGTATAGTATGTGTAATTTTCAAGTATCAGGCAAAGTATTTGACTGCAAAGGGGGGAGATTTATCCGTTACAATATAATTTTGTATATTGCTATTGTTTTAATGCAACTAATTATTTTAACGAATATTACTTTATTAGACGGTAGTTGGAATGGAATTACAATGTGGTTATGTACAGGAATTTTTATCTTTGCAACAACAATTTTTCTTCTAAGTAAGTCGCAAGAACAAAAATCTGGACGTTAAAGTTATTAGCATATTTTATTAGCTACCATGGGGTATTAGTTCTGAAGCAATAATAAGAGTCTTATTTAACTAACAAGTACTTTACTTGAAGATCATAAATTATTTTCTTATTGAACTAACGCAGCAGTTTAGTTGAATAAAGATGGAGAGTTTTTACGTCGCATTTGACACAAATTGCGAAATAAATGGAGGAAAAAACGAACACCATAAGATGTTCGTTAAAGAGTAGTTATTTTTCAGTGGCTGTATTCCCCATTGCGATAGAAATTCTATTCCAACTGTTGATTTGATTGATGATTAGAACAAGGTCAACATATTGATTCTCGTTATAATGTTCACGTACTAGCTTATATAGGTCATCAGGAACTCTTTTCGTAGGAATTAGAGTAATATGCTCAGATAGTTCGAGAGCAACTTTCTCTTCAGGTGTATAAAAAGTACATTCATTCCAAACATTTAAACAATAAATTCGCTGTTCGGTTTCACCCATCTTACGAGCATCGGATGTATGAGTATCTATACAAAAAGCACAACCGTTAATTTGAGAAACTCTAATTTTGATAAGTTCTCTAGTAGTTCGATTAATAGTAGACTTCTTAGTGTATTTCTCCATATCCATCATAATTTTCATACCATCAGGTGCAACATCGTAGTAGGCAACTCTTTGACTCATAAGGCAAAACTCCTTTGATTTTTAAGATAGGGTAATTATAACTCTGTGCGAACGTTTGTGCGAGTTTTTTGTTGTATGACATTCAAATTAATTGTAATTTAGATGTAAAGTGTAATGAGTTACTACTCTGTGCGACCAAAATGTGTAGTAAAAGAGAAGGTGCTTGTTTAACTAACGAAGCAGGTTAGTTGAAGAAGAATAAATGAAAAATCAATCTGTAAGGAGGGTAGAAATTGAGAGTTGCATTTTTTGATAGAGATGGCACTATAATTGAAGATTATTCAGACCATGAATGGACTAGAATAGAGCATCCAGTATTTATAGATGGTTCAATTAGCACATTAAAAGAAGTTATAAGTAAAGGTTATAAAATTATAATTATTACCAACCAATACATTATTAACGAAGGATACATTACTGTTGACCAATACCATGATATAAATAATCAAGTGAAAAGAGAGTTAACTCGCCAAGGTGTTGAACTGCTTGATGTCTTTTATTGTCCCCATGGTAAAGATGAGGGGTGTACTTGCATGAAGCCTAAAATTGGAATGATTAAGCAGGTTATTCATAAATATCCTGAAATTAATTTGGAAGAGTCCTTTGTGATTGGTGACTCAGCAGTTGATGTAGAATTAGCAATAAATATAGGAATTAAAGGTTTTGGAATAAGAGTAGGTTCTAATTACAAGGAAGAAAAAATATATCAATTGAACAGTGTAAAGGATTTACCACTTTATATTTAAAATTAGTTTATTGCTCTGCCATCACAGAGTTCTTTTTCTTTTTAAACACTTAGAAGGAGATTATATATGCAGATTATAATTAAAAAATACGAGAGAATAGACGAAGAACAGTTTGCCCAGTTATTACATTTATGTTTTGAGGAAGAATATTTACTAAGTGTTGTATATAGCTCTAAATTGAAATTTGCATACTCTGCTTTTTTTAAAAATAAGTTAATAGGCATTGTGATTGCTTGGACAAGTAGTTTCCATCCGTATTGTACTTACTTTCGAATATTAAGTAATCCGCTTTACAAAAGGTTAAGTATTGAAGAAAAATTGTTATCTAATATTGAAAAACTTGAAACAATTAACTTTCCTTTACAAACTTCAGTTTGGGAAACTTCAACTAACTTAAGAAAAGTTTATGAAAAGAACGGCTTTATTGAAATTAGAAGAACGTATATGCCAAAATTAAAGGTAACAGACGTTAAAGGCGATAGTCCCCATAATAGTGAAAAACATGTAATGAAAACTTTAGAGGAAGTTATATCAAACGAAGTGCTTGTTGAAAAGCTAACTCTTGTTGTAAAAAGAAACTATGAAAAAACACACGTAGTAAATCCAGTAGTAGAAAAAGGATTGGAAGAATGGAAAGAAATGATCCTCGCAGACGATGTAGTACCAAATGGAAGTTATATTTACTTAGACATCGATGAAGAGGATATAATAGCTTATTCTTTTCTTCATGAATCAGATAGGGAAGATGCTTTAGAATTAGGTTGGTGTGGTACATCTGAAAGTCAAAATAAAGAGTTGATTCCTCAATTAACATTCCAACAAATAAAATATGCTATTAAACATGATATTCAATTTATTGTGGGAGAGTTTGATACCACTGATAAATATGCAATGGAAGTATTAAGTACCTTACCATTCGCTCCATGCCCAACTTGGATTACTTATCAAAAATAGCAAAAGAGAATGATTTCTTCTTCAACTACCATGAAAATAAGTATCTTAAAGAAAAATGAAAATAGTTAAGAAGACCCTGCTCAATTGTAAAAAAAAAGAGGATGGCGCACATTAATCCAATAATTACATTCA is part of the Psychrobacillus sp. FSL H8-0483 genome and encodes:
- a CDS encoding DUF4179 domain-containing protein; translation: MKDIFEHLNNLKLDDEDFKEMEVSEVEKARVKAKLKQSIDKKQSHQMRKQSTRKKWGYGIGAAVLAFGLLVASATVSPAMAQVVSSIPLIGQIYKNLGDIGLKNVSEAGLSEYSGESKTINGITITLGEIYYDDARVTASFSVDSKKPITSDYFNIKHNYKGGMPLSNFGLTTDESSPTNWTGILNINYYSFNPDTLKLGMTFEGKQGELFEFTKEVVKAQYENKIDIAKSQQIDNLKYEIHDIKWGTPGVLIAYDAQYKEENYGRDVKLEFEVVDSSNKRLKEISGKYGKQLFEPVENDVTELTITPYAKFDIQRGDGHIERKEHKLEPFKISIP
- a CDS encoding carboxymuconolactone decarboxylase family protein — translated: MSQRVAYYDVAPDGMKIMMDMEKYTKKSTINRTTRELIKIRVSQINGCAFCIDTHTSDARKMGETEQRIYCLNVWNECTFYTPEEKVALELSEHITLIPTKRVPDDLYKLVREHYNENQYVDLVLIINQINSWNRISIAMGNTATEK
- a CDS encoding HAD-IIIA family hydrolase; translated protein: MRVAFFDRDGTIIEDYSDHEWTRIEHPVFIDGSISTLKEVISKGYKIIIITNQYIINEGYITVDQYHDINNQVKRELTRQGVELLDVFYCPHGKDEGCTCMKPKIGMIKQVIHKYPEINLEESFVIGDSAVDVELAINIGIKGFGIRVGSNYKEEKIYQLNSVKDLPLYI